From a single Apium graveolens cultivar Ventura chromosome 2, ASM990537v1, whole genome shotgun sequence genomic region:
- the LOC141705805 gene encoding early nodulin-like protein 15 codes for MALLKTFFSCLAVVLVLLSACEAREFVVGKEKSWKIPSDSQSSYNDWASSQRFVKGDHLVFKYDGKADSVVEVNYDGYKNCNAQKPYALKSFNDGDTKIKLNGPGPYYFISGNTDNCEKGEKLEVMLVKERHHHISPAPAPTPSTTTTTTTPNQAPAPAPASGGSSLKNGVLGSVAVVFGLGLGFLL; via the exons ATGGCTCTTCTCAAGACTTTTTTCTCATGCTTGGCTGTTGTATTAGTCTTGCTTTCAGCTTGTGAAGCCAGAGAGTTTGTGGTTGGGAAAGAGAAATCATGGAAAATCCCTAGTGATTCACAAAGCTCTTACAATGATTGGGCTTCTAGCCAACGCTTTGTTAAAGGTGATCATCTTG TATTCAAGTACGATGGAAAGGCTGATTCTGTAGTGGAAGTGAATTACGATGGCTACAAAAACTGTAACGCACAGAAGCCATACGCACTGAAATCATTCAACGACGGAGACACAAAAATCAAACTAAACGGACCAGGACCCTATTATTTCATAAGTGGCAATACAGATAACTGTGAGAAGGGAGAGAAGCTAGAGGTAATGTTGGTCAAGGAACGTCATCATCACATATCTCCTGCTCCGGCTCCAACTCCATCGACGACGACGACGACAACAACTCCAAACCAAGCCCCTGCACCAGCGCCAGCTAGTGGAGGCAGTAGTTTGAAGAATGGTGTTCTGGGCTCTGTTGCTGTTGTGTTTGGCTTGGGGCTAGGGTTCTTGCTTTAG
- the LOC141706891 gene encoding APO protein 2, chloroplastic, whose amino-acid sequence MNCACVSIKSNTFIHNNNTNNPLLLFGFKYGGNNFRLQTIVETRSRKLCHRQSSVIKCEDPPQNADFPRYYSKKEKKPFPIPIVELRRNARQRMKDSRGKPKGLVPPPKNGLLVKRLIPVAYRVYNARITLINNLKKLLKVVPVLACKWCNEIHVGPVGHPFKSCRGPNASIRMGHHEWTKAVVEDILIPVDAYHLFDRLGRRIPHEERFSVPRVPAVVELCIQAGVDLPEFPTKRRRKPIIRISKSEFVDADESELPDPDPDVPKPSILTEENDDELVVPSNAEETVLLAEETLQAWEKMRVGANKLMKMYPVRVCGYCPEVHVGGSGHKAQICGAHKHQQRNGQHGWQSAVLDNLIPPRYVWHVPDLSEPKLQRELRNFYGQAPAVVEICVQGGAAAPERYQPTMRLNVGIPSTVKEAEMVV is encoded by the exons ATGAACTGTGCCTGCGTTTCTATTAAATCCAACACTTTCATACACAACAACAACACCAATAATCCACTCTTGCTTTTCGGTTTTAAG TATGGTGGCAACAACTTTAGACTTCAAACAATTGTTGAAACCCGATCTCGCAAATTATGCCATAGACAGTCCTCTGTCATCAAATGTGAAGATCCTCCTCAGAATGCTGATTTTCCTCGTTATTAttctaagaaagaaaagaagccctTTCCCATACCCATAGTGGAATTGCGGAGAAATGCTAGACAGAGGATGAAGGACAGTAGAGGCAAACCTAAAGGGCTAGTCCCTCCTCCAAAGAATGGATTGCTGGTCAAAAGATTGATTCCTGTTGCATACAGGGTTTACAATGCAAGAATAACACTAATTAACAATCTCAAGAAGCTTTTGAAGGTTGTGCCTGTTCTTGCCTGCAA GTGGTGCAACGAAATCCATGTGGGACCTGTTGGACATCCTTTTAAATCATGTAGAGGCCCAAATGCTTCGATACGCATGGGACATCATGAGTGGACGAAGGCAGTGGTTGAGGACATACTAATTCCAGTTGATGCATACCACCTCTTTGACCGTCTGGGTAGGCGTATTCCTCACGAGGAAAGGTTTTCAGTCCCTCGAGTTCCAGCAGTCGTTGAGCTCTGTATTCAAGCTGGTGTTGATTTGCCTGAGTTTCCAACAAAAAGAAGAAGAAAGCCAATCATCCGCATTAGCAAAAGTGAGTTTGTTGATGCTGATGAAAGTGAACTGCCGGACCCTGATCCAGATGTTCCAAAGCCAAGTATATTAACTGAGGAAAATGATGACGAATTAGTAGTCCCATCAAATGCAGAAGAAACAGTCTTGCTCGCAGAGGAAACACTTCAAGCATGGGAAAAAATGAGAGTAGGAGCCAACAAGTTGATGAAAATGTACCCGGTGAGGGTTTGTGGCTATTGTCCTGAGGTGCATGTTGGTGGCAGTGGACACAAGGCACAAATTTGTGGGGCACATAAGCACCAGCAACGAAATGGACAACATGGCTGGCAGTCTGCAGTCCTTGATAATTTAATACCACCAAGATATGTTTGGCACGTTCCTGATCTCAGTGAACCCAAATTACAGAGGGAGCTGAGGAACTTCTACGGTCAGGCTCCAGCAGTGGTTGAAATTTGTGTGCAGGGTGGAGCTGCTGCACCTGAACGCTACCAACCAACAATGAGGTTAAACGTTGGGATTCCATCGACTGTAAAAGAAGCTGAAATGGTAGTGTAA
- the LOC141706892 gene encoding 1-acyl-sn-glycerol-3-phosphate acyltransferase BAT2, chloroplastic isoform X2: MELSYHPQFSRFMFNPSSPPAPRKMEARCLSSTSSIFNPLSAGIRTPKITAQAKGSLSKTYGPPVGHSPSRANYASASWYTFYSKGKFNWSHDYLKRHNQVRVPRYIVARSEIAGTGYPDAAHQLPELQLVSKVKGFCFYAVTASVAIILFMLMLVAHPFVLLFDRYRRKAHHQIAKMWALLTVAPFLKVEVVGLDNLPSSDTPAVYVSNHQSFLDIYTLLTLGRSFKFISKTSIFLFPIIGWAMFLLGAIPLKRMDSRSQLQTLKRCINLVKKGGSVFYFPEGTRSKDGKLGTFKER; this comes from the exons ATGGAGCTATCCTATCATCCCCAGTTCAGTCGTTTTATGTTCAATCCCTCCTCTCCCCCTGCACCTC GCAAGATGGAAGCAAGGTGTTTATCTTCAACTTCATCCATTTTTAACCCG TTGTCTGCTGGTATAAGAACTCCCAAGATTACTGCCCAAGCTAAAGGGAGCCTGTCAAAAACAT ACGGTCCTCCAGTTGGCCATTCTCCCAGTAGGGCAAACTATGCTTCTGCATCTTGGTACACTTTCTATTCAAAAGGAAAGTTTAATTGGTCACATGATTACTTAAAACGACATAATCAGGTTAGAGTGCCGAGGTATATTGTTGCTAGATCGGAAATTGCTGGAACTGGGTATCCTGATGCTGCTCATCAATTACCAG AGCTTCAGTTGGTCTCTAAAGTTAAAGGATTTTGCTTTTATGCCGTTACTGCTTCTGTTGCTATCATTCTATTCATGCTGATGTTGGTAGCACATCCTTTTGTGCTCTTGTTTGATCGGTATCGTAGGAAAGCACATCACCAGATTGCCAAAATGTGGGCCCTTTTGACTGTTGCTCCATTTTTAAAGGTTGAAGTGGTGGGATTAGATAATTTACCTTCATCAGACACTCCTGCTGTGTATGTGTCCAACCACCAGAGCTTTTTGGACATATATACTCTTCTTACTCTTGGTAGAAGCTTTAAGTTCATCAGCAAAACTTCAATTTTCCTTTTCCCTATTATCGGATGGGCCATGTTTCTACTTGGTGCTATTCCTCTGAAGCGCATGGACAGCAGAAGCCAATTG CAAACTCTCAAGCGATGCATTAATCTTGTAAAAAAAGGTGGATCTGTTTTTTACTTTCCAGAGGGTACTCGGAGTAAAGATGGAAAATTGGGGACTTTTAAG GAAAGATAA
- the LOC141706892 gene encoding 1-acyl-sn-glycerol-3-phosphate acyltransferase BAT2, chloroplastic isoform X1 → MELSYHPQFSRFMFNPSSPPAPRKMEARCLSSTSSIFNPLSAGIRTPKITAQAKGSLSKTYGPPVGHSPSRANYASASWYTFYSKGKFNWSHDYLKRHNQVRVPRYIVARSEIAGTGYPDAAHQLPELQLVSKVKGFCFYAVTASVAIILFMLMLVAHPFVLLFDRYRRKAHHQIAKMWALLTVAPFLKVEVVGLDNLPSSDTPAVYVSNHQSFLDIYTLLTLGRSFKFISKTSIFLFPIIGWAMFLLGAIPLKRMDSRSQLQTLKRCINLVKKGGSVFYFPEGTRSKDGKLGTFKKGAFSIASKCGVPVVPITLIGTGKIMPTGMESRLYPGSVKVVIQKPVYGKNTEELCNEARNIIAETLVNEG, encoded by the exons ATGGAGCTATCCTATCATCCCCAGTTCAGTCGTTTTATGTTCAATCCCTCCTCTCCCCCTGCACCTC GCAAGATGGAAGCAAGGTGTTTATCTTCAACTTCATCCATTTTTAACCCG TTGTCTGCTGGTATAAGAACTCCCAAGATTACTGCCCAAGCTAAAGGGAGCCTGTCAAAAACAT ACGGTCCTCCAGTTGGCCATTCTCCCAGTAGGGCAAACTATGCTTCTGCATCTTGGTACACTTTCTATTCAAAAGGAAAGTTTAATTGGTCACATGATTACTTAAAACGACATAATCAGGTTAGAGTGCCGAGGTATATTGTTGCTAGATCGGAAATTGCTGGAACTGGGTATCCTGATGCTGCTCATCAATTACCAG AGCTTCAGTTGGTCTCTAAAGTTAAAGGATTTTGCTTTTATGCCGTTACTGCTTCTGTTGCTATCATTCTATTCATGCTGATGTTGGTAGCACATCCTTTTGTGCTCTTGTTTGATCGGTATCGTAGGAAAGCACATCACCAGATTGCCAAAATGTGGGCCCTTTTGACTGTTGCTCCATTTTTAAAGGTTGAAGTGGTGGGATTAGATAATTTACCTTCATCAGACACTCCTGCTGTGTATGTGTCCAACCACCAGAGCTTTTTGGACATATATACTCTTCTTACTCTTGGTAGAAGCTTTAAGTTCATCAGCAAAACTTCAATTTTCCTTTTCCCTATTATCGGATGGGCCATGTTTCTACTTGGTGCTATTCCTCTGAAGCGCATGGACAGCAGAAGCCAATTG CAAACTCTCAAGCGATGCATTAATCTTGTAAAAAAAGGTGGATCTGTTTTTTACTTTCCAGAGGGTACTCGGAGTAAAGATGGAAAATTGGGGACTTTTAAG AAAGGTGCATTCAGTATTGCTTCAAAATGTGGAGTCCCGGTTGTTCCCATCACTCTTATTGGAACAGGAAAGATAATGCCCACGGGAATGGAAAGTAGATTATATCCCGGGTCGGTGAAAGTTGTTATTCAGAAACCCGTATACGGAAAGAATACCGAAGAATTGTGCAACGAGGCTAGAAATATAATTGCAGAAACTCTCGTCAATGAAGGATGA